A region of Candidatus Atribacteria bacterium DNA encodes the following proteins:
- a CDS encoding leucine-rich repeat domain-containing protein gives MKKVLFLMVSMLVLGLFFTGCSDIANITTPSDVDSLEKNSSPVTWTGQGSNALTCELIGTSEERTEDGWIHWVLNGTKDVNYAQLVLGGSGSGTDPYEPTKYGSVLQFFTPYFDLDTLTADVNYSGSLKKNSQFVISDYCPGDSGEEPTTQYTLTVNIVGNGSVEVNDVLYTVPVTVDEGTVLGLEAIADSGWQFDGWTGDLVSSNATESITMNGNKAITANFSVFTYTSESCFNFNSSTGTVTGYICSGGDVSIPPTIGGTAVLAIGTQAFSMKSLTGILIPEGVTSIGSGAFVGNVLHSVIIPNSVTSIGNEAFNSIQLQSLTIGSGLTSIPYSGFAFNQLTSVTIPDNVTSIGQWAFAYNNLISVTIGSNVTSIGYYAFYGPNNKITQITIGANVTIDSNLATMGANPGFKTAYDNGGKLAGTYNYTGGVWVKE, from the coding sequence ATGAAGAAAGTATTGTTTTTAATGGTATCTATGTTGGTTTTAGGATTGTTCTTTACCGGATGTAGCGATATCGCAAACATTACCACACCGAGCGATGTCGATTCCTTGGAAAAAAATTCATCACCTGTAACATGGACTGGGCAGGGATCGAATGCGTTGACATGTGAATTGATTGGCACCAGCGAAGAACGCACCGAAGATGGCTGGATCCACTGGGTTCTTAACGGAACCAAAGACGTGAATTATGCCCAGCTTGTACTAGGAGGTTCCGGATCCGGGACCGATCCATATGAGCCAACAAAGTATGGATCTGTGCTCCAGTTCTTTACTCCCTACTTCGATTTGGATACTCTCACTGCGGATGTAAATTACAGTGGATCATTAAAAAAGAATTCGCAGTTCGTCATCTCTGACTACTGCCCCGGAGATTCTGGAGAAGAGCCGACCACCCAGTACACCCTGACTGTTAATATCGTTGGTAATGGAAGTGTAGAAGTTAACGATGTTCTCTACACAGTACCCGTGACAGTAGACGAAGGCACAGTTCTTGGCCTGGAAGCCATTGCTGATAGCGGCTGGCAGTTTGACGGTTGGACCGGAGACCTGGTAAGTAGTAATGCTACCGAATCGATCACCATGAATGGAAATAAAGCAATTACTGCAAACTTCTCTGTGTTTACCTACACATCAGAATCGTGTTTTAATTTCAATTCCTCAACAGGAACAGTAACTGGTTATATCTGTAGTGGTGGAGATGTATCTATTCCACCCACGATAGGTGGGACTGCCGTGCTGGCTATTGGCACTCAAGCGTTCTCTATGAAGAGTCTTACCGGTATTTTAATACCCGAGGGTGTGACCAGCATTGGTTCAGGTGCATTTGTGGGCAACGTGCTCCACTCAGTCATCATTCCAAATAGTGTGACGTCTATTGGTAACGAGGCATTCAACAGCATCCAACTTCAATCACTCACTATCGGAAGTGGTTTGACGAGCATTCCTTATTCTGGATTTGCCTTCAACCAACTCACCTCAGTCACTATTCCAGATAATGTGACGTCTATTGGTCAATGGGCATTCGCCTATAACAATCTTATCTCAGTCACCATCGGTAGCAATGTGACCAGCATTGGTTATTATGCATTTTATGGTCCGAACAATAAAATTACCCAAATTACCATAGGGGCTAATGTAACTATTGATAGTAATCTCGCTACAATGGGAGCAAATCCTGGATTTAAGACAGCATATGACAATGGAGGAAAACTAGCAGGAACCTACAATTATACCGGTGGTGTCTGGGTAAAAGAATAA